The Cannabis sativa cultivar Pink pepper isolate KNU-18-1 unplaced genomic scaffold, ASM2916894v1 Contig3, whole genome shotgun sequence genome window below encodes:
- the LOC133033206 gene encoding calmodulin-like protein 11, whose translation MALTDNQIAGFREAFSLLDKDSDGLVTMEELVGIIDSLDEQPTKDEIRDMMNEVNCDENGTIDLDEFLSIMTRKTKENFADELKEAFKVFDRNQDGYISANELRQVMINLGERLTDEEAEQMIREADIDGDGQVNYDEFARIMMLN comes from the exons ATGGCATTGACAGATAACCAAATCGCAGGGTTTCGGGAAGCATTTTCTTTGCTCGACAAGGATTCAGATG gatTAGTAACAATGGAAGAGCTGGTTGGGATTATAGATTCATTAGATGAACAACCCACAAAAGATGAAATTCGGGACATGATGAATGAGGTGAACTGTGATGAGAATGGTACTATTGATCTTGATGAGTTTTTGAGTATTATGACAAGAAAGACAAAG GAAAATTTTGCGGACGAGCTTAAAGAGGCCTTCAAAGTATTTGACAGGAATCAAGATGGATATATTTCTGCCAACGAG TTAAGACAAGTAATGATAAACTTGGGAGAAAGATTAACAGACGAAGAAGCTGAACAAATGATAAGAGAGGCTGATATTGATGGCGATGGTCAAGTGAATTATGATGAATTTGCAAGAATTATGATGCTTAACTGA